The sequence below is a genomic window from Ignavibacteriales bacterium.
CAGAACTTTTCTTTACTTCGTGAACTTGGTAAAACGTCAAAACCGATTATGCTGAAAAGGGGAATGTCAGCAACCATTGATGATTGGCTTGGTTCAGCAGAATATATTTTATCAATGGGTAATAAAGAAGTGATGTTGTGCGAAAGAGGCATAAGAACGTTTGAAACATACACACGGAATACTTTTGATATTTCAGCAATTCCTGTTGTGCATAAAAAAAGTCATTTGCCGGTGATCGCTGACCCATCACACGCAACGGGAATACGTGATAAAGTAATACCAATGGCTCGCGCCGCAGTTGCTGCAGGCACTGACGGGATTATGGTTGAAGTGCATCACGATCCGGATAAAGCTCTGAGTGATGGTCCGCAGGCACTGTTACCTGACCAGTTTGATTCAATGATGAAGCAGATAAAATTAATTGCTGAAGTGATTGGAAGAAAGGTTTGATCACGTCAAACGTCAGATGTGAAATGTCAGACGATCGTTATTTAATCAATAACATTTTCTTACTCGATGTGAAATTTCCGGCGGTAAGTTTGTAGATGTAAAACCCGCTTGCAAGGGATGATGCATCAAATACCACTTCATAACTGCCTGCATCTTTAAATTCATCAACTAATTTTGAAACCTCATTACCGAGTATATCATAAACTTTCAACGTTACCCGATGTAGAGACAAGACTTGCCTCGTCTCTACGGATGGAATTGAGTATTTAATTTTTGTTGCAGGGTTAAATGGATTAGGATAATTCTGTTCAAGTGAAAATGTATTTGGAATACTTTGCACTTCAGCATCAAGCACCTCGCTGTAGGAATATGAACCATCTATATCTATCTGCTTTAACCTGTATGAATATTTCCCGGGGTTAACATTTGTATCCACAAATCTATAATTCTTTTGTGAATTGGAATTACCATAACCACTAACAAATCCAACTTTAACAAAATTGTGGACTGCGGACTGCGAGCTAAAGACTTGCCTCTCTATATCAAACCCATAATTATTTGTTTCCGTTTCAGTTGTCCAGTTAAGAATGATATCGTTGTCTTCAACTGTGGCTGTGAATAATGACAGTTCAACAGGAAGAGGTGATGAAGAAGGCGACTCAAAATTTCCTTGTGAGGTTCTTTCGGTTGTAAACCAGGGCGAATTACTATCAAGAGAATATATAACGCATTGATTAGGAGATTGTTCTTTCCATATCAATCCTGCTTCACCTGAAAAATTATTTATACCGCTAATAGTTATTTCAGCGACCTTTGTCCCGGGTTCAGTATAACTGATCTGTGCTGACATTAATTCAAAATCTTCTTCGTTTAGAAAAAACGGGGGCAAAACATTTAAAACAATTACATTTGAATTTACTATTGATATCTCCGAAGTATAGTATTGAAATACTTCGCTGTTGTTAACGGATATGAGAGGATTTAAAAAATCATTATGGTTAAACGAAAGTGAGAAATCACTTGCCCCAAGATAAAAATCAGATTGAACATCAATCTTAATAAAGATGTCGAAAATGAAATCGCTCCCGTTGGAATGCTGATTTTTAACTGAGACAGTATATGATTGAGAGTAGGAAGTGCTTCCCATCAGTACAATCATAAAAATAATTGCAAAACTTTTTTTCAAATTTCTCCCCTGGTTCTTTATTTATTTCAATTCACACCTGAAAACTTATTTTTATTTTTCCACGCAAGTATTTTATCAGCGTTATCAACTATGCCGTCCATATTTAAATCAGCATTATGATAGCCGGATGTGTTATAAAAATTCCAGATGTTGTTAACGTCGTGTGCGTTTACCTGTTCATCGGCATTTATATCACCTGCTGCAGAGCCCCATATTCCTGGACTTAATTCGATCAAAGCATTATTGTTAAGAGTATTATTACTCGTTGAAGTAAAATCAAAAATCTCATTTCCCTGTGACGTCAGATGTATTGCAGATGAGCTTATTAACTTTAAATGAGTTCTGTGTTTTATTTGAATGAAATAATTTCCCTCATTCACATAATAAAATCTTAATTGGGTGTTTCCGAAAATATCTGTTACCATTCCGTCAGAATTAATCAAACAGACTTTTGAATAGGATGTTGTATCAGCTCCGGTAATGCTTATTAAAGTGCAAAGCAGCCAGTCAACCGTGCTTTCGGGAATGCTGTCAACATACTCTTCGCCGGCATAGAAGTAGGGCAGAACATTATAGGGTTGTGTCAGCGGAAGTAGTTCATTCATTGCAAGTGTGTTTGATAATCCGTTACCGTTGTAAGCGCCTTCAAGAAATAGTTTGATGTTAACACTCACACTATACGAACTTAGAAGTGATGAATCATTCACTGCTGAATTGATATTAAGTTTTCCATAACCATAAATACTTCCCGAAGTACTTCCTGTGAACTCATCTTTTAAAGCATTGTTCCTGATTGCAGAGTACATCTCGGCAATAGAAAGATTGGGATAGACATTTAATATCAATGCAGCACAACCAGCTGCAACAGGCGCCGACATACTTGTTCCTTCCATCACATAATAATTTATATCGCCACCCGGAGTACCATCATTATCTATCCAATATGGATTAACGGCTGTCAATACATCCCTGTCACGAATTGAAATCAACGCACTGCCAGGAGCAACAATATCAGGTTTTTGTAATCCATCAATCCTTGGACCCCTGCTTGAGAAATCAGTTACTTCATTTAATGTTTGATTGAATGAATAAATATTTGAGTTTGATGCAGTCCAATTTTCACGTGAGACATAAGCCCCGACACAAAATGCATAGTCCGCTGTTGACGGAGATACGATTGTATAATTTGGATCAGGGTTATGAAAAGTTACTGTCCCGTTTTTATAATGTTCGTAGATATGAAATTTCTGGACAGAAGATGAATGATTTACAACTCGTAAATAATATGTCCCGTTTCCTTCAGGCAAAGTTGAAAGTGTTTGTGAAATAGATGATTCAGTTCCTCTTATGCTTTCGGTTGTCGGGAATGAATATGAATTTGTCAATTCATTAAAGTTTGAGTCATAATACTTTAATGCAAGATTATTTCTTACGCCATATCCGTCAAACCAAACAAGATTAAAATTTAAATAAGTTGAGTTTGCGGTAACACCACTTACATTAACTCGAATAAAATCTGATGAATCATTTGCACTTACAGTTCCTGAAAAATGTCTTGCAGAATTTCCAAAATTACCTGAAGCAAGAAATACAGCAGTTCCATTTGAATAACACCAGTCAACTTTCTGATCCTGTGTTGATGAACCATCATGAAATGTATCCCAGTTTCCATAGCTCATCGAAATAATTTTTGCGTTGTAGGTGTTAACGGCTGCATCCATCGCCATTACAATCGATGTTGTACTTGCTGCACCGGAAAAGTCATTGCCGATTTTTAGAAATATAAGATCAGCACCAGGAGCAGTTCCGGAATATTTCCCTCCGCCATTTCCGGTATTATTTTGTGAAAGTGAACCGTTTCCGATTAGCAATCCTGTGACATGTGTTCCGTGACCGGTAATTCTGTTTTCAACATCATCATCAAGAGTCGGATATGATGAGTAATCTTTCTTAGTAATGTTTGACGGCAGGTCTTCATTCAAAGGTTCGGTGTCGAGTCCCGAATCAAGTACAGCAACTTTGACACCTTTGCCTTTATATCCGTTCTGAAACAAGATATCAGCGCCGGTTTTTCTTGTAACTTCATTTCCAGCCGGGTATGATTGAGAATCAGCGAAATCAATTTTCTCCAGAAAAGGTAAGGACAGTATATCATTAATTTTTTCAGGTGAAAGTTGTGCAATAAAAAATCCGAATGGATGATTTGTGAATGGGGGAGTCCAGGTTTCAATCATTGGAATCAAACCTGCTGAGTTGTATTCACTTATCTCCGAAGAATTGGGGAAAGATCTCTGATATACGATTACATTTATTTTCTCTGCCTGCAATAATTTGTTTAGTGATGCCGATTTAATTTTTTCACTTACTGCTTTTACCAGATCGCCGCTTAGTAATTTATGGGAGTGGGGAGGTTGGATTTCAACTATATCTTTACGCTTTATAGAGAAACCATTCTGCGAATAAAGATTAATTGAAAGTAAAGAGATTAATAATAAAACAAATATAAATTTCACTCGTACAGCTCCCCTGCTAAACTATGCTGATAAGGAATAATTTATAAAATAGATATAATACAATATTCCGACTCATTGCAAATCATGACATTCTTATGATACATTCCGGGCACCGACACAACTACTGACAATACATTCATAACATAAAAAACGATGCACGCCGATTAATTATCGTAAGATTAAGGGCAAAGTTGAGAGAATATTTTAGTCAACTTTGAAAACAGCAAAAAATACCTTTATCATGTCTCCAAATAATTTTAATTTAGAATACATCATTAATAATTTAATAGCCTGAAATTGATCAACAAGATTTACACGTCCGGATTACTCATGTTAGTAATCACTGCTTACAGCCTCGCTCAGCAAACTTCAGAAGCAGAAACAAAAAAAACTTTCTATCCAAATGGTATCACCAAAACTGAAGGCACATACATAAACGGTAAATTGAATGGTACTTATTTTGAATATTACCCAAACGGCAAACTGTGGAAAGAATGGCAATTTGTCGATGGAGTTGAAGAAGGTATTTCCAACTGGTTTTTTCAGGATGGTGTGTTAAGTATTACCTGGAACTACAGGAACGGCGTTAAGCAGGGCGTTTCCAAATGGTATTATGAATCCGGTGAATTGTGGTCGGAACAAAATTATCTCGATGGGAAACTTGAAGGTATAACAACTACCTATTATAAAACCGGCGAACTGCAGGGCGAATGGAATTATATTAACGGGTTTCTTAATGATATTTCTCGTACTTACTATAAGTCAGGCAAAGTTGAAGTTGAAAGACGATACCGCGACAACATTCAGCAGGGGATTACGCGGATATTTCATGACAGTAATCTGAACAATGTTGCGCTTGAGGCGATGTTCATCAATGATAAACTTGAGGGCGAAGTAAAAATATTTGATATGGCGGGAAGTGTCCGCGTAAAGGATGATTATAAAAATGGCGAGCTTCTTAACAGGATTCGCTATGATTACCAGGGCAAGTTTGAATCCGAAGAAAAAAATGTTCTGGAATATTTTGAAAACGGATCACTGAAAAAGGAAATGTTCCTTGAAAATGGTATACGTGAGAACTCCACGA
It includes:
- a CDS encoding T9SS type A sorting domain-containing protein codes for the protein MSAQISYTEPGTKVAEITISGINNFSGEAGLIWKEQSPNQCVIYSLDSNSPWFTTERTSQGNFESPSSSPLPVELSLFTATVEDNDIILNWTTETETNNYGFDIERQVFSSQSAVHNFVKVGFVSGYGNSNSQKNYRFVDTNVNPGKYSYRLKQIDIDGSYSYSEVLDAEVQSIPNTFSLEQNYPNPFNPATKIKYSIPSVETRQVLSLHRVTLKVYDILGNEVSKLVDEFKDAGSYEVVFDASSLASGFYIYKLTAGNFTSSKKMLLIK
- a CDS encoding S8 family serine peptidase produces the protein MKFIFVLLLISLLSINLYSQNGFSIKRKDIVEIQPPHSHKLLSGDLVKAVSEKIKSASLNKLLQAEKINVIVYQRSFPNSSEISEYNSAGLIPMIETWTPPFTNHPFGFFIAQLSPEKINDILSLPFLEKIDFADSQSYPAGNEVTRKTGADILFQNGYKGKGVKVAVLDSGLDTEPLNEDLPSNITKKDYSSYPTLDDDVENRITGHGTHVTGLLIGNGSLSQNNTGNGGGKYSGTAPGADLIFLKIGNDFSGAASTTSIVMAMDAAVNTYNAKIISMSYGNWDTFHDGSSTQDQKVDWCYSNGTAVFLASGNFGNSARHFSGTVSANDSSDFIRVNVSGVTANSTYLNFNLVWFDGYGVRNNLALKYYDSNFNELTNSYSFPTTESIRGTESSISQTLSTLPEGNGTYYLRVVNHSSSVQKFHIYEHYKNGTVTFHNPDPNYTIVSPSTADYAFCVGAYVSRENWTASNSNIYSFNQTLNEVTDFSSRGPRIDGLQKPDIVAPGSALISIRDRDVLTAVNPYWIDNDGTPGGDINYYVMEGTSMSAPVAAGCAALILNVYPNLSIAEMYSAIRNNALKDEFTGSTSGSIYGYGKLNINSAVNDSSLLSSYSVSVNIKLFLEGAYNGNGLSNTLAMNELLPLTQPYNVLPYFYAGEEYVDSIPESTVDWLLCTLISITGADTTSYSKVCLINSDGMVTDIFGNTQLRFYYVNEGNYFIQIKHRTHLKLISSSAIHLTSQGNEIFDFTSTSNNTLNNNALIELSPGIWGSAAGDINADEQVNAHDVNNIWNFYNTSGYHNADLNMDGIVDNADKILAWKNKNKFSGVN
- a CDS encoding toxin-antitoxin system YwqK family antitoxin, whose product is MLVITAYSLAQQTSEAETKKTFYPNGITKTEGTYINGKLNGTYFEYYPNGKLWKEWQFVDGVEEGISNWFFQDGVLSITWNYRNGVKQGVSKWYYESGELWSEQNYLDGKLEGITTTYYKTGELQGEWNYINGFLNDISRTYYKSGKVEVERRYRDNIQQGITRIFHDSNLNNVALEAMFINDKLEGEVKIFDMAGSVRVKDDYKNGELLNRIRYDYQGKFESEEKNVLEYFENGSLKKEMFLENGIRENSTKVYYESGYLKEEWNFKADTLDGKSYLFYENGIVQSELEYIKGEQKGITKNYYENGILKSEIMYSENTRNGIAITYYDNGKLQSSGYYNNDVLTNEFKEYHENGLLKTLGTYINGKLNGKKLTYYKNSFLKQEEEYINGELNGWLRSYYENRKTEREELYQNGNLVIKREYGIDGILVRSNGN